TGGCCTTAAAGATAAAGTAGCGATTGTCACCGGCGGCGCTCAGGGAATTGGTAGAGTTTTAGCCCGCACTTTTGCCCAAGAGGGTGCTGATGTCGTGATTGGCGATCTAAATGAAGCAGCCGCGCAAAAAGTTATTCAAGAGGTAGCGGCTCTGGGCCGCAAGGCTGTGTTCGTTAATTCGGACGTCAGCAAGCTGGAAGGTACCGATAAGCTGGCTGCCGCGGCTGTGGATAATTTCGGCAGGCTGGATATTATCGTTAACGTTGCCGCTATTTTTCAGTTGGGCAAATTTATGGATACGACACCGGAAGAGTGGCAGAAGGTTCTTGCTGTTGACCTGACGGGTGCGTTCAATTGTGCAAAGTCGGTTCTGCCGAAAATGATCGAGCAAAAGAGCGGCAAGATTATCTTCATTGGCACGGATGCCGCCAGAGTCGGCGACAGCTTTCAGAGCATCTATGCCGCCGCTAAGGCAGGGGTTCTTAATTTCACAAAATCCCTGGCGCAGGATATGGGACCGAAGGGGATTAATGTTAACTGTGTTTGCCCGGCGGTGACGCAGACCGAAGAGAATGAAGCCATTCTGGATAAGCTTTACGGTATCAAATCAAATCCGGATAAGGCAAAGAAAGTTCTTGCAGGGTATCCCATGCGAAGACTTGGGACCGGTGAAGATATCGCTGCTGCTTGTGTTTTTCTGGCCTCAGATAAGGCAACTTATATCACCGGCCAGACACTCAGTGTGAATGGTGGCTTTAGCATGCCGTAAAAAGGGGAGCTGCCGCTCGCCGGATGGCCTTTTTTGATAGTAGGCGGGGTGCACGATTATTCGTTTTATTGGTCGCCCCGCCTTTTTCCCATTCGGCTATCAGTTTGACATCATCTTTTTTGTTGAGGAATAAGCATCGTGGAATTTACATCGATTATTTACGAAAAGAAAGATCATATCGCGACCATTACCCTGAACCGGCCCAAGTTTTTCAATGCCATCAATGATGATATTTTAAC
The genomic region above belongs to Desulfobacterales bacterium and contains:
- a CDS encoding 3-oxoacyl-ACP reductase family protein, with amino-acid sequence MDFGLKDKVAIVTGGAQGIGRVLARTFAQEGADVVIGDLNEAAAQKVIQEVAALGRKAVFVNSDVSKLEGTDKLAAAAVDNFGRLDIIVNVAAIFQLGKFMDTTPEEWQKVLAVDLTGAFNCAKSVLPKMIEQKSGKIIFIGTDAARVGDSFQSIYAAAKAGVLNFTKSLAQDMGPKGINVNCVCPAVTQTEENEAILDKLYGIKSNPDKAKKVLAGYPMRRLGTGEDIAAACVFLASDKATYITGQTLSVNGGFSMP